The Ensifer adhaerens genome contains a region encoding:
- a CDS encoding LysR family transcriptional regulator encodes MDRIDAMKVFVTAVDEGSLAAAARRLKRSPTAVSRALNLLEAHVGVELLHRTTRSLKLSEAGQRYAAACRRVLIDLEEADMLAGGERAAPRGTLTISAPPIVGEEVLRPILDDFLHQYPAVSARLLLLDRFVNLVDEGVDIALRIGHLADSSLISTRIGGDVRRVVVGSPRYLANHPRIDEPADLAKHQIVAFTNFGLDSWTFTPVEGSLIPRTVQFTPRCIVNSVRAAVDSAAAGTGLTRLYSYHVARYVSDGRLKIVLADAEHSPMPVHLLAPQGRMSVPKVRAFADFALPRLRTEFSRMATEAGTLA; translated from the coding sequence ATGGATCGTATCGACGCAATGAAGGTGTTCGTGACAGCAGTCGACGAAGGCAGCCTTGCGGCCGCAGCCCGGCGGCTGAAACGATCACCGACGGCGGTCAGCCGCGCCCTGAACCTGCTCGAAGCCCATGTCGGGGTGGAGTTGCTGCATCGAACGACGCGATCGCTGAAGCTCAGCGAAGCCGGCCAGCGCTATGCAGCCGCCTGCCGGCGGGTGCTGATCGATCTCGAAGAGGCCGACATGCTCGCAGGTGGCGAACGTGCAGCCCCTCGCGGCACGCTGACGATCTCCGCGCCACCGATCGTTGGCGAAGAGGTCCTGCGCCCGATCCTCGACGACTTCCTCCACCAATATCCTGCAGTTTCGGCCCGGCTTCTCCTGCTCGACCGCTTCGTGAACCTTGTCGACGAAGGTGTCGATATCGCGCTCCGAATCGGCCATCTCGCGGACTCTTCGCTGATTTCAACACGGATCGGCGGCGATGTCCGGCGCGTCGTCGTCGGCTCGCCTCGCTATCTGGCCAACCACCCGCGGATCGACGAGCCAGCCGATCTCGCCAAACACCAGATCGTGGCCTTCACCAACTTCGGTCTCGATTCCTGGACGTTCACGCCAGTCGAGGGCTCCTTGATCCCCCGCACGGTACAGTTCACGCCGCGGTGCATCGTCAACAGCGTGCGTGCTGCAGTCGATTCTGCCGCCGCGGGTACCGGCCTGACCCGGCTCTACTCCTACCACGTCGCGCGCTACGTCAGCGATGGGCGGCTGAAAATCGTGCTGGCCGACGCCGAGCATTCGCCGATGCCGGTCCACCTTCTTGCGCCGCAGGGCCGCATGTCGGTTCCGAAGGTTCGCGCCTTTGCCGATTTCGCGCTGCCGCGTCTGCGGACTGAGTTCTCGCGGATGGCAACGGAAGCCGGCACTCTCGCCTGA
- a CDS encoding SDR family NAD(P)-dependent oxidoreductase: protein MSNEQKVAIITGASQGIGAALVQAYRDRNYRVVATSRSIQESSDAGVLSVAGDISKPETAERVIRQALERFGRIDTLVNNAGVFTAKPFTEFTQEDYDLNLGVNVAGFFHITQHAAREMLKQGSGHIVSITTSLVNQPIAGVPAALASITKGGLNSVTQALAIEFAQSGIRVNAVSPGIIKTPMHPPETHAALSTLHPVGRMGDIRDIVDAVLYLENAGFVTGEILHVDGGQNAGRW from the coding sequence ATGAGCAACGAACAGAAGGTCGCCATCATCACCGGTGCATCGCAGGGTATCGGCGCCGCCCTGGTCCAGGCCTACCGCGATCGCAACTATCGTGTCGTCGCCACGTCCCGGTCCATCCAGGAAAGTTCGGATGCCGGCGTTCTCAGTGTAGCCGGCGATATCAGCAAGCCGGAGACCGCAGAGCGGGTCATTCGCCAGGCTCTGGAACGGTTCGGCAGGATCGACACGCTGGTCAACAACGCCGGTGTCTTCACCGCCAAGCCGTTCACCGAGTTCACCCAGGAAGACTATGATTTGAACCTCGGGGTCAACGTCGCCGGTTTCTTCCATATCACCCAGCACGCCGCCCGCGAGATGCTGAAGCAGGGCTCCGGTCACATCGTCAGCATCACGACCAGCCTCGTGAACCAGCCGATTGCCGGTGTTCCGGCTGCTCTGGCATCGATCACCAAGGGTGGTCTGAATTCCGTGACCCAGGCGCTCGCGATCGAATTCGCCCAGTCCGGCATCCGCGTCAACGCGGTCTCGCCGGGCATCATCAAGACCCCGATGCACCCGCCGGAAACGCACGCGGCACTCTCGACGCTGCACCCCGTCGGCCGCATGGGCGATATCCGCGATATCGTCGACGCCGTCCTTTATCTGGAGAACGCCGGTTTCGTGACGGGTGAGATTCTGCACGTCGATGGCGGTCAGAACGCAGGGCGCTGGTAA
- a CDS encoding tautomerase family protein, with product MPIVTVQVTREGTTQDRKSVTAEEKAEIIKGVSQVLLDVLNKPLESTYVVIEEVELDNWGWGGLPTAQYRALLAAQAKA from the coding sequence ATGCCGATCGTTACAGTTCAGGTGACCCGCGAAGGCACCACTCAAGACCGCAAGTCGGTCACGGCCGAGGAAAAGGCCGAAATCATCAAGGGCGTGAGCCAGGTCCTGCTCGACGTGCTCAACAAGCCGCTGGAATCCACCTACGTTGTCATCGAGGAAGTCGAGCTCGACAATTGGGGCTGGGGCGGTCTGCCGACCGCGCAATATCGCGCCCTGCTGGCCGCTCAAGCAAAGGCCTGA
- a CDS encoding response regulator yields MEHIDHVLIVDDDREIRELVSGYLKKNGLRATAVADGRQMRSFLEGDTVDLIVLDVMMPGDDGLVLSRELRAGKHKAIPIIMLTARSDEMDRILGLEMGADDYLSKPFSARELLARIKAVLRRARMLPPNLQISEAGQLLRFGQWKLDTTARHLIDADGTVIALSGAEYRLLKVFIDHPQRVLNRDQLLNLTQGREADLFDRSIDLLVSRVRQRLGDDAREPTYIKTVRSEGYVFSVPIEIVEARE; encoded by the coding sequence ATGGAGCATATCGACCATGTGCTGATTGTCGATGACGACCGTGAGATCCGCGAACTCGTGTCTGGTTACCTCAAGAAGAACGGGCTGCGCGCAACCGCCGTCGCCGATGGGCGACAGATGCGCAGCTTCCTCGAGGGCGATACCGTCGATCTCATCGTGCTCGACGTGATGATGCCGGGCGACGACGGGCTCGTGCTCAGCCGCGAGCTGCGGGCCGGCAAGCACAAGGCGATCCCGATCATCATGCTGACGGCCCGCAGCGACGAGATGGACCGGATCCTGGGGCTCGAGATGGGGGCCGATGACTATCTCTCCAAGCCGTTCTCCGCGCGCGAGCTGCTTGCCCGCATCAAGGCGGTGCTCCGGCGTGCGCGCATGCTGCCGCCAAACCTCCAGATCTCGGAGGCTGGGCAACTGCTGCGCTTCGGTCAGTGGAAACTCGATACGACCGCCCGGCATCTGATCGATGCAGACGGCACGGTAATTGCGCTGAGCGGCGCTGAATATCGGCTGCTGAAGGTCTTCATCGATCACCCCCAGCGCGTGCTCAACCGCGACCAGCTTCTCAACCTCACCCAGGGTCGCGAGGCCGATCTCTTCGATCGCTCGATCGATCTGCTCGTCAGCCGTGTTCGCCAACGGCTCGGCGATGATGCCCGCGAGCCGACCTACATCAAGACGGTGCGCAGTGAAGGTTATGTCTTTTCGGTCCCGATAGAAATCGTGGAGGCGCGCGAATGA
- a CDS encoding ATP-binding protein: MTTSANPGSIRLWPRTLRARLFVILLAGLTIAHVMSFTVLFFERYMAARSVMFDTLENEIATSIAILDRLPAPERASWLPRLDRDNYGFLLGPGVAGNPSLDPAATEIATKIERATGLQFPVKVETIPGERRHLQAHLTLSDGSPLTIDVFPKGVMPLANWLPFVLVAQLVLLLLCSWFAMRQAVRPLVNLAAAADTLDPNRNTPRLSETGPTEVAYAATAFNAMRDRIAQYLEERVQILAAISHDLQTPITRMKLRAEMADDFADREKLIQDLGQIESLVKEGVAYARSAHGNVEKATRIDLASFVESLVYDYQDTGKAVSTNDGDGGAITTRPQALRRILTNLVDNALKFGGSAEIEVRRLADDTVTIKVLDRGPGIPTDQLDAVLKPFVRLEDSRNRDTGGTGLGLAIAQQLAASIDASLKLTNRDGGGLVAELAIRRLPA; this comes from the coding sequence ATGACGACGAGCGCAAACCCAGGAAGCATTCGACTGTGGCCGCGCACGCTCAGGGCGCGGCTCTTTGTTATCCTGCTGGCCGGTCTGACTATCGCGCATGTCATGTCGTTCACCGTGCTGTTCTTCGAGCGCTACATGGCCGCGAGATCGGTCATGTTCGATACGCTCGAAAACGAAATCGCCACGTCTATCGCCATACTCGATCGTCTGCCCGCGCCCGAGCGTGCCTCGTGGCTCCCTCGCCTGGACCGCGATAATTACGGCTTCCTTCTCGGACCTGGCGTTGCGGGCAATCCGTCGCTCGACCCGGCCGCCACGGAGATCGCGACGAAGATCGAGCGGGCGACCGGCCTTCAATTTCCGGTCAAAGTCGAAACTATCCCGGGCGAACGTCGCCATCTGCAGGCGCATCTGACATTGAGCGACGGTTCGCCGCTGACGATCGACGTCTTTCCCAAGGGTGTCATGCCATTGGCAAACTGGTTGCCCTTCGTGCTCGTGGCCCAACTCGTGCTTCTGCTCCTGTGCAGTTGGTTCGCCATGCGTCAGGCGGTGCGCCCGCTCGTCAACCTTGCCGCGGCTGCCGATACGCTGGACCCGAACCGGAATACGCCGCGCCTCAGCGAAACCGGACCCACCGAGGTCGCCTACGCGGCGACTGCGTTCAATGCCATGCGCGACCGCATTGCCCAGTATCTCGAAGAGCGGGTTCAGATCCTCGCTGCGATTTCCCACGATCTGCAGACGCCGATTACACGCATGAAGCTGCGCGCCGAAATGGCGGATGATTTCGCCGACCGGGAGAAGCTGATCCAGGATCTCGGCCAGATCGAAAGTCTGGTCAAGGAAGGTGTCGCCTATGCTCGAAGCGCCCACGGCAATGTCGAAAAGGCGACACGCATCGATCTTGCCTCCTTTGTCGAAAGCCTTGTCTATGACTATCAGGACACCGGCAAGGCGGTTAGCACAAACGATGGCGATGGCGGCGCGATCACCACCCGGCCCCAGGCGCTGAGACGCATCCTTACCAACCTGGTCGACAACGCACTCAAGTTTGGTGGCAGCGCGGAGATCGAAGTCAGGCGGCTGGCGGACGACACGGTGACCATCAAGGTGCTCGACCGCGGACCCGGCATTCCCACTGACCAGCTGGATGCCGTACTCAAACCCTTCGTCCGGCTGGAGGATTCCCGCAACCGCGACACCGGCGGAACCGGCCTCGGCCTTGCCATTGCCCAACAGCTTGCGGCCTCCATCGATGCCTCACTGAAGCTGACCAACCGCGACGGCGGTGGATTGGTTGCAGAACTCGCCATTCGTCGCCTTCCGGCATGA
- a CDS encoding organic hydroperoxide resistance protein, whose translation MSEAEKILYTGKTHTTGGRDGASQSDDGRLDVKLSTPGSARPGTNPEQLFAAGWSACFIGAIGLAAGQRKVALPADLAVDAEVDLRNRDGGYFLQARLNVSLPGIDADVARQLVDAAHQTCPYSKATRGNIDVTINLI comes from the coding sequence ATGAGTGAAGCTGAAAAGATACTCTACACCGGCAAGACCCACACAACCGGCGGCCGCGACGGCGCCTCCCAGAGCGACGACGGGCGTCTGGACGTCAAGCTCTCGACGCCCGGCAGCGCACGGCCAGGGACGAACCCGGAGCAGCTTTTCGCCGCCGGCTGGTCGGCTTGCTTCATCGGTGCAATCGGACTGGCGGCTGGCCAACGGAAGGTCGCGCTTCCGGCCGACCTTGCCGTCGATGCCGAGGTGGACCTGCGTAACCGCGACGGAGGCTATTTCCTGCAGGCGCGGCTGAATGTCAGCCTGCCGGGGATCGACGCCGATGTTGCGCGCCAGTTGGTCGATGCCGCGCACCAGACGTGCCCCTATTCCAAGGCGACGCGCGGCAACATCGATGTGACGATCAATCTCATCTAA